The region GCTAGAAGATTTTACAGACGAGATAATAGACTTGTATCATGAGCTTAGAAAAGAAAAAGAGTCGTTTCAAGATATGGGCATTGATTTTGAAGAAAAGGCCTTTTACGATATTTTAAAAGCCATTGCCCATAAATACGATTTTGATTATCCAGAAGATAAACTTATTCACTTATCTAAAGAAGTAAAGAAAGTAGTGGATGATAAAGCAAAATATACCGACTGGAATCAACGTGACGATATCAAAGCAGAACTAAAGGTAGATTTAATTATTCTATTAGCCGAAAACGACTACCCACCAGTTACAAAAGATGAGGTATTTAAAGAGATCTTTGAACAGGCAGAGAATTTTAAGAAGTATAATAATTCATGATTATTCGTTGGATTTATAATGCTTTTAAAGCTAAAAATTATAATAAAATATTAACTAACTATGAGTACATTTTTAACCGGTGAACAGTTAGAAGATAAATTAACAGACATTATCTGGAATGCTAAAAGGTATGTTATAATTATATCACCATTTATTAAACTAGATGATCATGTAAGAAGCATTTTTGACAAACTGAAGGCTACCCACGAAATTCATCTTATTCTAGTATTTGGGAAAAATGAAGGATATAAGCAAAAGAGCTTTAGGGAAGATGATTTTGAGTATTTTAAAGCCTTTAAAAATATTTCATACTTTATAATAAAGATCTTCATGCTAAACATTATTGTAATGAACGGGAAGGATTAATTACGTCATTAAACCTATACGATTATTCAATGATCAACAATATTGAATATGGCGTTCATTTCTCGAAAACTTTATTTAATCCAACTGATAAACTTTTTGAAGAAACAGAAGCATTTACATATAAACTAGTGTTCGAAGAGAGCCACGTGGTTTACTTAAAAAAACCACAATATAAGCGGAAAATGATGGGCATAACTAAAGCCTATCAGAATTCTAAAACACTTTATGATATCTCTGAAAATTTTTTTTGGAATGCAGATTATGAAATTAAATTTTTAAAAGAATTTGATTTTGAAAATGTTAGTGATTTAGAAAAATTTTATAAAAATAAACCCAAAAGACAAATTTCTGAGGATGACAATAAGCAAGCTATACAACAAGAGCACAAATTAGATCCAGAATATGGGTATTGTATAAGAACTGGTGTAGAGATACCTTATAACCCAAAACAACCTATGTGTTATAATGCTTGGAAAATTTGGAATAAATATGGTTATGCGGATTTCCCTGAAAAATATTGTCATAAAACAGGAAAGCCTTCAGAAGGCAAAACTAGTATGGCAAACCCAATATTAGAGCATGAAGAAGTTTCTTCTAGGTAAGTTTTTAGATTATTAGAATCTTATATGGAATGCATTATTTCAGTAAGGCTAGTTTTTAACCTTGGAACATGTGTTTTTAGTAGCTTACTACACCTGAATTGTTAAAGCCTGATGAGATTTGAGGCACATGCATACATGCAGCCTGCTATTTAGCAGCTGCATGATTATGTTGCATAAATGTTTTGTACGCATGTTGAGCGTGGGGGCTTTCTGGATAGTTTTCACTATTCTCTAATAGTAGAGCTTCTGCCTGAGTGGTTAAATTCTAATGTGTAATGTTTCGGTTTACTACTCATAATTACTAGATTAATAATTAGTAAACAAATTCTCTCAACTTAGAGTCCGGTGTAATGTTGTAATTTCTAGAATGGTAAAAGAGTCTGGTTGGACTGTATTATTAATTTAAAGACTCAAAAAGCCTTATTAATTCAGTTCATAGCACAAGAAAGAGCTTCTCTTTAAACCTATGTGTTCTTGGGGGAAAACATTCATTAATGATGCTGTATTACGTATTTGTCTATATTATGTAAAGCATAGCTCGCACAGTCCTTGAATTAAAATTTGAGACACTTCAACTTTCCGATTTGGTATTTTAGGAATAGACATATTAATAGGTAAACAATCGACTTTACCACACTTTAAGCATTGAAAATGGGGGTGCACGTCTTTATGCTCGGAAGTGGAACATCCATTGCATTTGGCATACCATTTAAGACCTTCTTTACCTAAAAAAGAATGTAAAATACCATCTTCTTCAAGCTTGTCTAATACACGGTAAATGGTTGTTTTATTAAATTTTGAATCTAATTGTTCAATTAATTGTTTAGCAGAAATAGCTTCGTTGCTGTCTTTAAATTCATTAAGTAATGCTTCAACCGATTTTGTTTTCCTAATTACACCCATATTACAAATATAAAAATTTTTAAAGCAACTTAGTTGCAGTAGTGATATTATTGTTTAGTTTTGCAACTCAGTTGCATTAATAAATTATATGATATTCATCAAACAAAAACCAGACGATTTAGGAGCTCTAGCAAGTACATTGTGCCTTTTGCATTGTATAGCGACTCCTTTTTTATTTCTTGCCCAAAGTTGTGCCATACATTGTAGTGAAGACGCGCCTGTGTGGTGGAGGCTTATAGATTATTTCTTTTTAGTGGTGTCTTTCTTTGCGGTATATCGCTCTACACAAACTACTAGTAGTGCATGGATGAAACCGGCATTATGGGCGAGCTGGGGCGTGTTATTTTTTGTAATTATAAACGAAAAAATGGCATGGTTTCCCATACCAGAATATGGCATTTATATGCCTGCACTAGCATTAATTGTATTGCATCTCTATAATAGGACATATTGCCAATGTAACTCTAATACATGTTGTACTCATGAAACGTAAAGACGCTATTATATTAACAGGAGACCATCATTTATCTACGAGTATTAGAACCCCATTAAGGGCTGATGCTTTTGATAAAACGGATGCCGAAAAGATTGAAAACATCCAACATCATTTTAAAATGATAATGGAAGAACTGGGTTTGGATTTAACCGATGATAGTTTGTCGGGTACGCCTTATCGTGTGGCTAAAATGTATGTGCATGAGTTGTTTTATGGTTTAAATCCAGCACATAAACCCAAGTTGTCTACTTTCGAAAATAAGTATAGTTATAAAAAAATGTTAGTCGAACAACACATCACTATAGATTCGGCATGCGAGCATCATTTTTTACCTATTGTTGGCTATGCTCATGTGGGGTATATACCTAAGGATAAAGTTGTAGGGCTTTCTAAAATTAATCGTTTAGTCGATTATTATGCGCGTAGGCCACAAGTACAAGAGCGTTTAGTGCTTCAAGTTTTAAACGATTTGCAAGAGGTATTAGACACTAAAGATGTTATTGTATCTGTAACGGCAAAGCACTTATGTGTATCGTCTAGAGGCATAAAAGACCAAAGTAGTTATACCACAACATTAGAGTATGGTGGTGCGTTCTCAGATCCTAATACCCGGCAAGAGTTTTTAAATATTGTTTCACAAACCGCCCTTTAAAACAGGATGATTTACCGTAGTACTACTCTGTAAATTGGATTTCTAAAAATTAGAGTTATGGAAACAATAATTGCTATAGTTGGGTTTCTTGGTGCAGGAAAAACAACCGTACTAAAACATATCGTTAAACATGCTATTGGTAGTGGTTGGCAGCCTTATGTGGTGCTAAACGATTACGAAAACGCCCATTTGGATGCGGTTCAGTTAACATCATATTTAGATTCAAAATGGATTCAGCCCCTTACCGGGAGTTGTATTTGTTGTGGAATTATGTACGGCTTATTAATTAAAAAGAGTTATAACCATAAACCTGAAACTATTGAAGAGATTGATTTTGATAAGGTTATAGTCACAGAAGTGGTAGAACATGTTGATGAAGAAGACATTTTTATTTTAAAAAACAATAGAGATACAGGTCATTGGAACTACGGACTACCTTTACAAATAGGGGCTATAGAAGATAACTTAACACCAACAGCAAATCCTAT is a window of Formosa sediminum DNA encoding:
- a CDS encoding Fur family transcriptional regulator, with translation MGVIRKTKSVEALLNEFKDSNEAISAKQLIEQLDSKFNKTTIYRVLDKLEEDGILHSFLGKEGLKWYAKCNGCSTSEHKDVHPHFQCLKCGKVDCLPINMSIPKIPNRKVEVSQILIQGLCELCFT
- a CDS encoding phospholipase D-like domain-containing protein, which translates into the protein MSTFLTGEQLEDKLTDIIWNAKRYVIIISPFIKLDDHVRSIFDKLKATHEIHLILVFGKNEGYKQKSFREDDFEYFKAFKNISYFIIKIFMLNIIVMNGKD
- the folE gene encoding GTP cyclohydrolase I FolE → MKRKDAIILTGDHHLSTSIRTPLRADAFDKTDAEKIENIQHHFKMIMEELGLDLTDDSLSGTPYRVAKMYVHELFYGLNPAHKPKLSTFENKYSYKKMLVEQHITIDSACEHHFLPIVGYAHVGYIPKDKVVGLSKINRLVDYYARRPQVQERLVLQVLNDLQEVLDTKDVIVSVTAKHLCVSSRGIKDQSSYTTTLEYGGAFSDPNTRQEFLNIVSQTAL
- a CDS encoding GTP-binding protein, with product METIIAIVGFLGAGKTTVLKHIVKHAIGSGWQPYVVLNDYENAHLDAVQLTSYLDSKWIQPLTGSCICCGIMYGLLIKKSYNHKPETIEEIDFDKVIVTEVVEHVDEEDIFILKNNRDTGHWNYGLPLQIGAIEDNLTPTANPITDGRAWETGTYYYGVVYTNLSYNRSTFKYIEFDIKME
- a CDS encoding MerC domain-containing protein, coding for MIFIKQKPDDLGALASTLCLLHCIATPFLFLAQSCAIHCSEDAPVWWRLIDYFFLVVSFFAVYRSTQTTSSAWMKPALWASWGVLFFVIINEKMAWFPIPEYGIYMPALALIVLHLYNRTYCQCNSNTCCTHET